In one window of Syngnathus typhle isolate RoL2023-S1 ecotype Sweden linkage group LG7, RoL_Styp_1.0, whole genome shotgun sequence DNA:
- the endouc gene encoding uridylate-specific endoribonuclease C translates to MTWRICAAFLFGVFLSGLNASRPVLNQELSNLFNELWRLDTNRMTPGVDYTVSVQGRAEFVSPGSQIVLDHASLPLFSNVNEVKMRNTTTISRLLRLLDNYERSTGVAEQVTAVERVETSRFLDAILETEVMKHTHRYLVSKGQSSSNLRHFKNQLLLIWFHLYHRQRNTGPDSCGFEHVFVGEIKSSSEITGFHNWIQFYMQEKGSLLDYKGYKARQHDLPDEDDHVMSLQFSWHSVLKPVGSSFIGTSPEFEMALFTVIFLMNTERSTTVLVNIDQCQMELMVVRHGRSLGTAYPRLLSSNSRHIRQQA, encoded by the exons ACCGGTATTAAACCAAGAACTTTCCAACCTTTTCAACGAGCTCTGGAGACTGGATACGAATCGAATGACGCCTGGTGTAGATTACACCGTCTCTGTTCAA GGTCGAGCCGAGTTTGTGAGCCCTGGAAGTCAGATTGTACTTGATCATGCTTCTTTGCCGCTTTTCTCCAATGTCAATGAAGTCAAGATGAGGAACACCACCACCATCTCCA GGCTTTTGAGGTTGCTGGATAACTACGAGAGGTCCACCGGCGTGGCTGAGCAAGTCACCGCCGTGGAGCGGGTAGAGACCAGCCGGTTCCTGGACGCCATCCTAGAGACAGAAGTCATGAAG caCACTCACAGATATCTAGTGAGTAAAGGACAGTCTTCATCTAACTTGAGACACTTTAAGAATCAGCTGCTCCTGATCTGGTTTCACCTCTACCACAGACAGAGGAACACTGG GCCTGACTCCTGCGGCTTTGAGCATGTGTTTGTTGGAGAGATCAAATCTAGCAGTGAAATCACAGGCTTCCATAACTGGATCCAGTTCTACATGCAGGAAAAGGGCAGTCTGTTGGACTACAAAGGCTACAAGGCTAGACAACACGACTTG CCCGACGAGGACGACCATGTCATGAGCCTCCAGTTCAGCTGGCACAGCGTCCTCAAACCCGTGGGCAGCTCCTTCATCGGCACCAGCCCCGAGTTCGAGATGGCCCTCTTCACCGTTATCTTCCTCATGAACACGGAGAGAAGCACCACAGTACTGGTCAACATCGACCAGTGTCAAATGGAGCTGATGGTCGTCCGACACGGACGCTCCCTCGGCACCGCCTACCCCAGACTTCTCAGCAGCAACAGTAGACACATTAGGCAGCAGGCGTAA